Genomic DNA from Setaria italica strain Yugu1 chromosome V, Setaria_italica_v2.0, whole genome shotgun sequence:
GTGCATGCATAAAACAAAAGAAGGTACCAAAAGCCTATACTAAATATACTAGTATTTAGTAGGTGAGGCCGACCTCCAGCTCACCCAAAGAAAAAGTTGTCTCAAGCCATACTCCACCTGTCATTGTGGATAGTTTTATGTGGACGTCAATGAATAATTTGTTAAGCTTGGCTACTCTGCAGTCCCAATACTAATTAGTACACAAAGCAACATTAATTAATATATATGCACTCCAGTTCACACTTCAGTTCACCCATCATTCAGTAAACCCAATTTTCCCTAGATCACTCCAATGGAATAATGATTCTACTATACCTACAATTGAATCTAGCAACGGATTGCCGGTTCTCACCTTTTCTCCTGGAGGAGGCAGAAACAAGGCTCGCAAAGGTCTCAGGCTTCAtgtccctctcctccctcagcCGGTACAACTTGTGCCTAAACACCAGCCTCTGATACCTACGCACAGCACGACACAACCACATGCATCAAACCCAAACCCTAAACTAAGTACGCCCCACCGCCCCGCCCCGAAAAGGAGGCGCCCAAACCAAACCATATCGAGAATCCGAGAGACCCATAGCATCTGGGCATTGGTGGCGAGCCCCAAGAGGCCAATGTAGAGCTTTTCGTGGACCTTGAACACTCGCTGGAAGTCGGTGGCGATCGTCTGCAGCTGGACGTGACACCAAGGCGGCGATGCTAGCGGGGAAATGAGCCATCGGCGGGAGGCGGAGCTGGGGGCGGAATCCAGGGGCCGGCAGGGAAGagcgccggcggtgggggcCGAGCGCCGAGGGGCAGGATCCCGAGGCCGGCGAGGCccgggcgtcggcggcgactACGGGGCTAGGGGTGGGTGTGcccgtgtgtgtgtgtatgtggcGTGGGTGGGGTGGGTGTGCGTGTGTCCCTGTGTGCGACCGGGATGCGGGCAGGGCTGGGGGCAGAATCCGGGGGCCTACGGGGAAGGGTGCCGGCGGTGGGGGGGTGGGAGCCGGGGGCCAGTCGGACGGTGCCCCTCTCCAAATTCGGAAACGGGCAGCGACATTGAGGAggatgggagagagagagatcgtgCAGTTTTTTTTACACAAGAGATAATGTGAGAGACTAATCCGTAGGGTTATTTTAATGGGCTGAGACTTTGCACCATCCAGCCCATGTAAGGTCTCGCTTTAGGCCTTGATGAAAATTTTTATGCGTTCTAAAACATGTTAAAGAACCGTGTTAAGCACTTTGTAGATACGTTTTGATTAAAATGTGTCAACAACCGTGTCTAGTAGTGAAACCTCTGAAGATGTAGATACGTTTTCTTCATAACGTGTCAACAAACGTTTCTAGTACTGGAACCGCTTAAGATGTAGACATGCTTTCAAAAATGTAGCAAAGAAAACGTATCTAGAGGAGGTTTACCTCGTGCGCCAGATgccggtgttttatacccggcaacctaccgagaggtatcagattggttggtgggggattgccggacctggaactcgaaggtaaaagtaaggacacaagacacgtatttatataggttcgagccgccagagtagcgtaataccctacatcctatttggggtattgtatattgtgccctgcacttgggtgttgtttggtattgaggatttgatcctctgttgtggttctaggagatcttcgcctaccgatctagggattTCTGCcgtcctttatatactctattGGAtgggattactagttggttacaaggtagaagtcctagtaggataGCAGGATTACAGAAGAATTCTAATTGCGGGTACTAGGAATTTATCTCTCGGCCATTTGAAATCCAAGAGTTAGATCAATTCAAACTGGAGGGTGAACTGAGCCAGTTGCAAGTTCGTTGGCAAGAGACAGAAGGGTCTCGGCCATGTGAAATCGAAGAGTTCGATCAATTCAAACTGGAGGGTGAACTGAGCCAGGTGCAAGTTCGTTCCTCTTGCCAGTTGCCATGGGCCGCCGATCATCCAGCCGCTGGTGGCTTCACCAACTCGGCAACTCCCTGCGACCCTGCCGCTCTGATGCACGCGCACCGCTCAGAACTCAGAACTGGGCGCTGCGGCAGGGTTGGCCTCCTCTGCCGGCGGCACAGGAGGAGCGGTGGACTGACCCGGACAGACTGGCGCGAAGGCGCGTGGAGACAAAAACTAGCTAGCCTGCCCTGCGATGCCCAGCCGCAGTCGGAACCCTCCCTGTCTCCGCCTGCCACCGCCATGTCATGCTACGGCGCGTACCGCACCGCACAGCGCCGTGGTGCGCTTGGGcttggccggccggctggcccTGCTTCTGACAGCCGAGGCGTCATACGCCTATCGCTTCAGGCTTCCCGGCGCAGCTGCCTCCTTTcgattgttgttgttgtcttgTTGATATGCTAATGCGACACGAGTCGCGGCGCGCAAATATCTCACACGCTGTGATCTGTGATCTGTGAATAACTGAATATGGAGCTAGCGAACTCAAGTACTCAACAAATCACAAGTTCAAGATGGACTCACCAGCCGTTGCTGCGTGGAACTGAGCGCAACCTTCCAATGGGCGTGAATTCGCGTCATTGCGTGTTTGTTTTTACCAGGGCTTCACTGTACGTGAATGAAAACGGTAAAGCAAGAACCCAACAACGCTTGACGAAAGGTAGCTATGCCTCGACGACGTCCATTCCTTAGCCGCAAGCCTCGGTAGCCCACAGGATGGGCTTGCCAAACGAGTGACCGCACAGCGCAAGGATAAGACCGTGGCGAGATCGATCGACGCGACCTGACCGACGTGACGCGGACCGGGCAACCGgccgggcgaggaggaggacgacctTCCCTACCGGCCCTGAGGTGATCGCGCAACAACTACAAGCGAGCTAGCCAGGAAGATCAAACGATATGGCAGCTTCCTTCACGGCAGCAACGGTGCTTGGTTGGTCACTTGGACAGCGGCTGTTGGGTCTAGCCGCCGGTGTGGACGTGTGTGTGGTGACACTTGCTAGCTCCATACATGCACTTGCAGATATAAAGTTCACTCCGCTCAAGGACACGGGCATGCAGCCTCACACGGTTGCTGGTTGGCAACTTGGCACACCGCTCCGCCGTCCATCCATGTCCACCCACCTGCCGAGCGCCACCACCATTCAGATCAGAAACAGAAGATGGGTGCAGAACACATCGGTTGCGTTGCGAGCTCGCACAGGCAGCAATGTCCAGCTGCAGGTGCAGCGAAAGAACCCTAACCTTTGTCATACCTATGAGCTCAGTGAGAGATCAGAGATGCCTGCTGCGCACTCACAGAAAAAAGAGAGATGGAGATAGGGAATCAAACAGGCAGCAGCGGTACTCTCTGAAACAGTGCTCAGGCCGTGCGTCGTCGCTCTGCCTCTGCAGGagcccccaccccaccccggCAACCGAATCCCTCTGCAGAATGCAGATGCCACCGCACTGCTCCTCTCTCTTTGACCGGAGACGAGACACCCACCTGGCCACCTCTCCCAAGCCTAGGCGCCAAGCACCAACGCCGTGGCGCCGCTGCACTGTACCTGTACTGATCCACCACGCACACAGCTCACTGGCCAGGGCAGCAGACACAAACCAGCACAGTGCCGCCGTGCCGGTGGTGTGCTGGTGgccaccggcaccggcagcaACGGCAAGGCAACCCCGATAGGAGACAAAGCTGCGGCCttggcccctgccgccgccttgTCCGTTTCCCCGGAATAGAAGCCCCCAACTCCAACGGAACCCCTGTTCAaaccctccctcctctcctctgacACCTGCCATGCCCCCACGCCGCCTGCGACCTTCTTGTACATCTTGTCCTGCTCCACCCCGCAACACCGCCTCCGGACCGCTACCTCTCCATCAATCACCCTTCTCCCCCCttccttgtcttcttcctccccctccctccactACAAATTGCCTCGCCCACTCCCCTTGTCGCCAGCCAGTTTTTGCAGTTTGCACCAACGAGAAGTAGCTTCGGCTAGCTAGACAAGCACACAAGCAAGCGAGAGGGTTCTTGGGGGCGAGAGAGAGCGGATGGTTAGCTgcgctgcttcttctccttcttctgcTGCTGACATGGAAGCGGGTCAGGCGGCGGACGGAGGcgcgctggcggtggtggcgtcggtggcggcggcgaccggcgggaGACCAGGAGTCGCGGGGGGAGGCCGGGAGCCGGAGGGCCTGCCGTGCCCGCGCTGCGAGTCCGTCAACACCAAGTTCTGCTACTACAACAACTACAACCTCTCCCAGCCGCGCCACTTCTGCCGGGCCTGCCGCCGCTACTGGACGCGCGGGGGCGCGCTCCGCAACgtccccgtcggcggcggcacgcgcAAGGCCACCCCGGCGACCCGCCGCAAGCGCACCGCCGGTGGCACGCCGCCcgctcccgcgcccgcgcccctgGTGGCGGCCCTGCCTCCGCTCACGATGTCGGGGCCCCACGGCGCGCTGCTGCGGCAGTACGGCGGCCTGCCCTTCCCCGCCCCGGCCCtcgcgtcgccgctcgccgccgtcgacccCGACCGCCGGCTGCTCGACCTCGGCGGCAGCTTCAGCTCGCtgatcgccgccgcgcccccgctGGACGTCGGCGCCCACTTCTCCGCGGGGTTCCTGGTCGGCGGCCTCGCTCCTGCCCTGGCTCActcgccggctgctgctgctgctcttccaccgccgccgccgccgcctcagcaGGTACCCCAGGCGCTGCCGGAGGGCCTGATCTGGAGCATGGGGTGGCCGGACCTGTCCATCTAGGCTGGAGCTTCACCTCTCCCCCGGCGGCGCGCCCCGTGCAACGTCGATCGGTGCCCCGACCAACGACTACTGCTCGATCGTCTCTAATCTAGCCTTCTCTTTTAGCCGTTTCTTTGTTAACAGTAGACTGTAGTGCTGCATCCAGGTTATCTTTTTTGGGAGCCCAAGTGGTTTAGGGATCAGGAAAGAGAGCTGTTCTTGGGGTAGTTCAGGAAAGAACTGTGAGTCTGTGAGAATGATCTGAGGATGTGAATCTCTGCATGCTCGTTTGCCTGCATGGGAACCTGCAATGCATGACCAATCGACGCTCCTACCATCTTACATGAGCGGATTGTTTTTTTGGGGAACCAATGAGCTGGTTGTTGCAGTGCTTGTTCTAGAATGAATCTCCTTGTTTGTCATTTGTTTTTGTAGTTCTTCAGCAAATCCATCTCTAATGACTCGTGCTTTTCTTGCTAGTTTCATATGGAATTATGAATTCGTTTTCTTCAGGATACAAATCTAGCTTGTAGTACCTGCTCAGCAGACAGAATCTGAACAGGGAAAGCCCCCATCCCCTTTTGGTTCCTTTGCACCTGTTTGGCTGTTTCCTGTTTATTTCCCTTCCCGAGTGAGAAATGCCAGAGGCAACGGCCGTGAGAACAATCTGTTTTCGAACACAAGATGCAATCTGATATatgtttggaaggaggaggctaaactttagccctgtcacatcggatgttcggatactaattaggaggactaaacataagctaattacaaaactaattgcagaacccctaggctaaatcgcgagacgaatctattgagcctaattaatccatcattagtgaatggttactgtagcaccacattgtcaaatcatgcactaattaggcttaatagattcgtctcgcgatttagcctaggggttgtgtaattagttttgtaattaatctaggtttaatactcctaattagtgtccaaacattcgatgtgacgggggctaaaatttagccccctccttccaaacaccccctatgacACATGGAAATTGACATTTCGGGAAACCGACTCGATTTCTTTGTTCTAAAGCAAAAAAGTTGACTTCTGTTCACTTTCAGAGTTTCAgcgaaaaataaaaaaaaggatctCTGAAAAATTACGGAAAGCTTGAGTTCTGGGCTTTTACAACTCTTGCTTCTGTTCTTTCTGTTCGCTTTTTAGCCCATATCGGCAAACCCTGCAAGTACAAGCCCAAAGCTCCCACTTGTGCGTTGTGCTTTTCCGGCCCAGATGGGATCGCGGATAACAATCGCGGTGCCACGCATCTCGTCGTCACAACTCACAAAGCCGTTggcgcgcgcgcccgccgccaagCACAACTGCAAaaggcgccgccgcgccggcagtCGGCTGCCGACCTCTCCCGTCAGTGCCGCGTGCTTCGGCAACCGTGCCATCCTGGATGCCGGCGACCTACAGCTACGACCCATGGCCATGCCTCGGTTTGCTCTGCGTTTGAGTGGTTTCCCCGGGCTCGTAGCGCGTGATGATTCGCAGCGACACGAGTCAACCAAAAATAGCGTGGCCTCGCGTTCGCTGGCACCAACCCGCCGAAACGGCGGTGCCGTCCTTAGCTGCCGCGGCTGCGTGCAGCCCTGGCCCCCTTCCCTCTCGTCCGTCGCGGCCCCGTCCGTCCCCACTCCTCGAGGTGGGGCTCCTCCTGTTCTTCAGGTGACCACGACGAACCGAGCAAGCATTTTAATTTTGATTGCTGCGAGTCCATTGATTGATTCGTGTTCTAGCTATGTTAGTTAAAAATCAAGTGGTTAATATGGGTGATCGATGTGCCATGGCGGCAGGACGTGGTCATGGAGCCCCAGCCCggctcgccggcgtcgccgccgtcctcgtcgtcaCCAAACAGTGCCGAGGTGACGACGACGCCATCCGAAGAGATGCCAGCGCCGGAGGAGCCAGTGGAGGACGTGGAGGTGGCAACCGAGCAAGAGCCGGGCAGGaagtccacctcctcctcctcgtcgtcctcgtccgcGTCGTCGGCCGAGAGTCTTCGCCACGTCGACGTCGTCGAGCTCGGCGACACGTTGGTGCCAGCGCCGGAGGACGAACAAGCCGTGGCTCATCCCTTACCGAGCGCCGAGGGCAAACCGGACGCCGGGTCGACGCTGGAGGACGAGCAAGCCGCTCCTCCCGTAGAGAGCGCCGGGGGCAAACCGGACGACGGGACGACGCCGGAGAACGACCACCAGGGCGCGGCCACCGTACACGGCGCGGAGGTCAAGCCGGACGACCGGGCGCTGCCGGAGGACGAACAGGCCGCCGGTCCCGCCGTGGACAGCGCGGAGGTCAAACCGGACGACGAACGGGTGCCGCCGGATGACGAAcaggccgccgctcccgccgtgcACAGCGCGGAGGTCAAGCCGGACGACTGGGCGACGTGGCCGGAGCCACCACCTCCGGCCGTGGACTACTCCTTCTCGTCGGACGGCAGCGCCGGTTCCGGCGCGGCGCCCACCTTGCCGACGACGGAGGTGCCGCAGGTCCAGACGATGCccaagctcgagggcgccgccggggccaGCGAGTTCGACCCGCAGAGGATCCCGGCGTCCGTGTTCCAGACCAGGACGTCGGTCTCGCAGGCCGAGTGGAGCATGACGTCCAACGAGTCGCTGTTCAGCATCCAGGGCGCCAGCGACGTCGGCGGGCCCTACGCCGGCAGCCGGTCCCACTTCGACTTCTTCTACGACGAGGCcatggcggcagcggccggcagCGCGGAGTCGAACTCCTCCAAGCTGCCGAGCGTCGCGGAGGGAACGGAGCCGGCCGAGTCCAAGGAGTTCGCGGTGCCGGGCAGCGCGAGCTCGCAGGCCAGCGCCGGGAGCGCCGCCAACGCCAAGAAAGCCGCCGTATTACGGCACCACGAGagcggctccggcggcagctCGAGCAACTTCTCCTTCGCCTTCCCGATGTGCGCGCCACGATCCTTACCCTCCCCTGCCTATATTGATTGCGCCCTGGCCGTTCCTGACCACCCGTCGTCCTCTTCGTCCGCAGACTGGCGCCGACGTCGCCGAAGAAGGACCTCGTCAGCAGCGCGCTGTACCAGCCGCTGGAGAAGGAGTGGGAGCcgcagccggcgccgccgccgatggagcCCCCCTCGTCGGCGTTCGTGGAGATGACgacggaggcggagcggcggggcagcacggggtgctgctgctgcggctgctgctggttcgATTGCTCCTGGTCCACGTGCTGCGGCTGGTGGCGGTGTTgctcctgcagctgctgctgctcctgcccCAGCTTCTGCCGATGCAGCTGGTGCCTCTGCTCCTGACACAACTGGCGGGAGATCGATCTCACTTAACTTACTGACCGGATCATTTGACCCGAGAGAGAAGAGAAGGTTCGCGCCAAAACAGAAGAAGCCTTGTCGCCATGGGAACTTAGAAGGGTAGGCACCGTCTCATGAAAGGTAGAGATCCCATTCGGCAGCTCCTGCTTGTGTTTTCGGAGGATTATTTGGAAGATGCGTTTGGCATATGCACATCAGCTGACACAGAGTATACGGTACAGGGTACGATGTTGAGATGGAATGGGAATTCAAATGCATGAATTTGTTAGGTTGGTATATTGCTAACCTCACCTGATTAATGGCCAATATTTCTCCTTGTTCCATGTTACATTAATAAAGAACGTATGAGTAACAGCTAACAAGTAACAGCAAAACACAAATACAATTTTCAACAGGTAaaatgtttttaaaaaaatgatggAGAGACCAGAAATATGAGGTAGACCGTAGACCAAACAGATATAGAACCATACTTGCTGTGCACAATATCGTGCACAGTACACCAGTACATGGCTACATGCGAGCAAACAAACCAGCTCCCAGTTCTGTAGAGGGGGCTGCTATGTTAACAAAAACTACCAGTCACACGCTAATATAGGTATCAAACTCAAAATAGCCTACAAGTAATGTATAGATGCAGGATTACTTCCAAGTACCCCATTGCCATCTGATCCCTGAAAACCTTTGCATACAAATCGACATTGCACCTTGACGGACTGCATCAGCTGATTCAGCGTGGAAAAGGACAGTCACCTCGCACAAAGGTGCGCATATCTGAAACAATCGTGACAGCTGAAAATAAAACTCTGATTGAGGCACATGGATTAGGAGTTTCTTCAGACAACTTTGGAACTGACTATCTGTGCATAGGGCGAGGCATAATGTCAGTTGACATGAAAATCTTGGGGCCAGCTTGACCTCCCTGATGCTAGCAAGCATTCTCAGAAGATAATCTGGGTTAACTGATTCAAGAAGATCATACTGGCTTGCAGACTCAGGTAGCTCAAGCTCCAATGTCCTGATAGCTCGACTATCTACAAATGCTGAAAACAGGGAGCTAAGATCCAATGACTCTATGCGAAGATCTGTCAAACTCACAAGACCATCAACTTGGGCAGTTGCACCAAGTTTCTCAATGGTGAGCTTCAGAGTAGACAAGGATGGAGTATCCAAAATGAGCCTATCTGGTCGAACACATTTCAACTCTAGAGAGTACAAGTTTGGCGCATGGACAACCAAAGACCGTGGGACATTTGATACCTCCCAGTGGCAAGTGTTCAGTTGAAGAAGGTGAATCTTAGGGTCCTTGAGCCCTCCAACTCCTATAAGATTAAGACTGCGAAGGCAAGGGAAGCATTCATTCAATTGGTCGAGGTCTTCATCATCTAGTCTAATGAACTCAAGCGTCAGATGAGTCAGATTTGGCATTTTCTTGAGCCCATCAACAGAAAGCCATGCATTTTTAAGGCCCAACTTGATGAGACTGTGACCTGCGTGGAAACAGATCACCACATGCAGGATTAGACAGTCAGACATCTAGAGTTAAATATACTATGATGGATGGGTTCTTCATCATGCACATAATAAATCTGAGAAATGCCGAAACAGGTTTATTTGCTTATCAAGTAATCACATCAAGCATTGAGCTCAACATTTACTTAGGCTATGAACAAAAGATGTTACCTAATCTCTCTTTCAAAAAATTTAGGATACGGCACTCATATTTGTATTGCCTAAGTGACATGTAAAACCTGGACCAACATGTCAGTGAGGCATTGAGCAGCAAATTCTGAATTTGCTCTTTTTTTAAGTTCAGATTACACAACGAAACAAGCTAGAAAGAAGTTCAGATAGTACATATAAAAGATAGCAAAATATTAGGATATGTGACGGCCTAGAAAAAGAACAGCCACTCAACCAATCTACAGACCCAGGTACCATTTTGAAAGGCAAAGAGCATTAGGTCAATATATCCTCATTTCTGTAGCATCTGTCAACAAGCCTACAGAGCTAGGCTGCACTTTAGCTCAAGTTTAGCtccttcaaagttcaaacagaACACCATAAATTGTTCTATTAATAAAAAGTTAAActacaaaaaaaaagttcacaagGCCACAACCTTTGTTGTGATTATGAACGACTGATCAAATGCATACACAGAAACACAAGTACTATTCGTTCATGTTGTATTGTGGCTTAGATTAGTAAAATAGTGGTGTTCAATCTACGACTCGTCCTTACATCAAGCATGGCATGACAGACGGCAGAAATAGCAAACTAATCAAACCGCAATCTCAGACAGGAAAAGGGAGCGCACAGTAGTGGGAGATGAGAAGGAGCGCCTCCGCTTTCCTCCAGCACGCCTGCGGccagtaatcggcgatctccacCTCGCGGAGGACGGGccccgcggcggtggccgcccacgccgccacgGCCTCCCCGCTGGTGAGGTGCAGGTCGTCGGCGTCCTCGAactccccctcctccacccacgCCGCGTCGTCGGGGGAGCCCTCCCCGTCGGCCGCGTCGAGCGACAGGGAGCGTAGGTGCGGCCCGAGGAGCGAGGCGAGGTTCCCGGCGGTCGCGCGGAACGCGGGGGGGCCAGCACggccctcgccgcggcggcggcgcgcgcagtcggcggcgcggaggcgggcgcgggggcAGAGGTAGGACGCGGCGAGGAGCGCTCGCGAGGCGAGGCGGCAAGATGCGATGTCTCCGGCGTCCGCGACGCGGCCCAGGACGTCGGCGAggaccgccgccgggagggcgtcCAGGGAGTCGCCGGAGGCGGACATTTGGGGATGGCTTCTGCCTTCTTCTGTggtctctgttttttttttttaccgggTTTATATTTCACCCTCCGGACATTTGGGGATGGCTTCTGCCTTCTTCTGTGGTGTCTGTTTATTTTTTGACCGGTTTTATATTTCACATAATGATTATATTCCAGTTCTTACAAAGACactttgaaggaaaaaaaattacagcctagttcttgcaaaaaaaaattacagatCCTCcggtcgtcctcgtcgccggcgatcgGAGCAGCCACAGACACACTCTTGTCGCACCAAAGGTTGGAGAGGAGACACATCGAGCTTGTAACTTGAAGCCAACCTCCTTCTCGGCGaaggaatttcataatttttcacTGCCACCAAGAACAGCACGTCTAACACATCGACATACTCTATAACCGTTGAACACTCTAACAGAAGAAGATGACCATCGGTCATCACATCACCGAGAGTCAAGGGATACGGTGCCTCAAGAACTACCTGCGGTCTCGGCTCACCAGATAACAACACAACCCGAAGGGGAAGTAAACCACCAAAATAGGTGGGAGACAAAATCCAACCTGATTTCTCGGCACGTTGGTAGACATACCTCCCAAGACTTCCACTGGAAAGACCCGCCACACTGCCGACAGAGACGAAGGAGGGACAATAACATGAGCAGGAATGTGTCACTGTCCAAGAATAGACTATCCTCCATGGATTCTCACCGAAGAAGGCAACATCAGGCTTGCTGACACAAACGCAGGCTCCACCACCGTCACAACCTCCGACGACTCTCCAGAGGAACAAAAGAATCAGTGGCCATCTATACAACGCCACCAGTACACCTACCCTGCTATTTAACTATAGTAGATGCAAGGAAACTATAGATCCACCATCGATTCGTTCGATCCCCCTCCCCCTTcgacgccggcgagggtgcCAGAGGCGAGGATGACGACGAATTGGCGGAGAAGACGCGGAATCACCCTAAAGTCGCCGCTGTAGCAAGGGGAAAGAAGGATCGAGAGGGGCGCTCCCCCCTTCTTCTGTGGTCTATGGTCCGACTGGATGATGTTCTGGGTCCGGCATGGTTGAGGAAGGCTGAAGCCCAATCCAATATCATGGGCTCTGTTGGAGCCCTACTGTCCATCAGCCCGGCCCATCCAACAAAAAGCACCCGAAAcccttaaaaaaaaggaaaaaaagaaagaaagagaacaaGACACAGTAACAAGCCACCAGCAATGTAAAATTCTCTCCCAAAGCAATATTAGCAAAACACAACCTAATCGAGATTCAGTTTCTAACAAATTTGCCGCATTTGACCTTTCCACAACCTAACACGTGAACGGGCCTCGTCCGAGGCAGCGGCGTAAGGATTGGTGCTAGACTGCTTGTTCACGGCTAGGCGATCGACTtggcagtggcagtggtggaaaaaaattgcatgCAATCGGGCTGCAGACGGAGCGCCCTGCAGTCCGTCGCGCGATGCCCTCCGTGTGGGATCGGACGGAGGCACCCTCGCTCGGCTCGATAGTCGCTGGCTCATTTACGTATGCGCCGTCCGCGCGGTACTTTCTGTCCGCGGCTCGCTCGGCTCGCTCATCGTCGCGTCCGCCGCGATCCTCGCGATCAGTTTCCCTCGGCTCGCGTAATCTCGTGATCAGATCAGTTGCCGTTCCTCCTGCTCGTCTCCacagcctcctcctcggccgcctccACCGGCACGTCCCACTCACCGTTGTGGAAGGCGCACACGTACGACTTGGAAGGTGGGCATCTTCGCCTCGCTCCAGTTATGGACGTGCATCTCCTGCCGCTTCCTCTTCAACTACCCCAGCAACGGCACCGTCATGCCCATCGACTGCCGATCCAAGGTGACTACTCTCTCCATTGTTTCTTTCATTCGTTCGTTCGGACATTCCACAACAACAATTAGCAGGTACAAACATCAATGAGCCATACTTGTACAGACGAATAATGTTGTTACATATAATTCCCAAGTGCA
This window encodes:
- the LOC101764368 gene encoding dof zinc finger protein DOF1.7, whose translation is MEAGQAADGGALAVVASVAAATGGRPGVAGGGREPEGLPCPRCESVNTKFCYYNNYNLSQPRHFCRACRRYWTRGGALRNVPVGGGTRKATPATRRKRTAGGTPPAPAPAPLVAALPPLTMSGPHGALLRQYGGLPFPAPALASPLAAVDPDRRLLDLGGSFSSLIAAAPPLDVGAHFSAGFLVGGLAPALAHSPAAAAALPPPPPPPQQVPQALPEGLIWSMGWPDLSI
- the LOC101764771 gene encoding fibrous sheath CABYR-binding protein, with protein sequence MEPQPGSPASPPSSSSPNSAEVTTTPSEEMPAPEEPVEDVEVATEQEPGRKSTSSSSSSSSASSAESLRHVDVVELGDTLVPAPEDEQAGAATVHGAEVKPDDRALPEDEQAAGPAVDSAEVKPDDERVPPDDEQAAAPAVHSAEVKPDDWATWPEPPPPAVDYSFSSDGSAGSGAAPTLPTTEVPQVQTMPKLEGAAGASEFDPQRIPASVFQTRTSVSQAEWSMTSNESLFSIQGASDVGGPYAGSRSHFDFFYDEAMAAAAGSAESNSSKLPSVAEGTEPAESKEFAVPGSASSQASAGSAANAKKAAVLRHHESGSGGSSSNFSFAFPMCAPRSLPSPAYIDCALAVPDHPSSSSSADWRRRRRRRTSSAARCTSRWRRSGSRSRRRRRWSPPRRRSWR
- the LOC101760311 gene encoding F-box/LRR-repeat protein At4g29420, with protein sequence MSASGDSLDALPAAVLADVLGRVADAGDIASCRLASRALLAASYLCPRARLRAADCARRRRGEGRAGPPAFRATAGNLASLLGPHLRSLSLDAADGEGSPDDAAWVEEGEFEDADDLHLTSGEAVAAWAATAAGPVLREVEIADYWPQACWRKAEALLLISHYCHSLIKLGLKNAWLSVDGLKKMPNLTHLTLEFIRLDDEDLDQLNECFPCLRSLNLIGVGGLKDPKIHLLQLNTCHWEVSNVPRSLVVHAPNLYSLELKCVRPDRLILDTPSLSTLKLTIEKLGATAQVDGLVSLTDLRIESLDLSSLFSAFVDSRAIRTLELELPESASQYDLLESVNPDYLLRMLASIREVKLAPRFSCQLTLCLALCTDSQFQSCLKKLLIHVPQSEFYFQLSRLFQICAPLCEVTVLFHAESADAVRQGAMSICMQRFSGIRWQWGTWK